Within the Serratia sp. UGAL515B_01 genome, the region GCAGGCCTCCTGCAAACGCAGCAGTCAAAATAAACTTAATTGAGTCAAAGGAGTATGCTTCGTAGGCGATGTGTTTGCCGTCAAGCCCCCACATAAAGCTCATTATCATGCCCGCAATGGCCAGTGGAACACCCAGCAACCAACGCAGACGAAGCGCAAAGGTTACGCGTTCAACAATATAACCAGCTAATAACGGTGGGCCTGCCACGATCAATGCACCGAGGGCGAATACCACGCCCAGAATATTGAGTGATGCCCGAAACAACGCTTTAAGAACAACAAACCCTATTACTAGAAGAATCAATGCACTAATTATCTGTAGCATTATTTTTTATCCTTGCCCTGTTTGTGCCATCCCAATATGGCATCATCATAAGAGTGTCCAGAACGTCCGCATTTTTGATGATGTTGCCGTTATCTATTCCGTATGCGTATGCCAGCGTAATGCATTCTCTCAGTAACTGTCGGTTATTTTCCACATTGCAGGCCGTCGCTGTCAGTTCGCCCAATACCGCGAATTCTGACAAAATACGCTTAAGTGCCTGCGGCTCAAGGTCATTCAACCGACGAGTAAAATCCTTCCCTCCTTGGCTGTATAACCTTACAAACTTTACCGTCCAGATTTTTTAGCAATGGCTAATGCATTAGGGGGGATTACGCCCCTTGTCTACGCCACACCGGCTTTCATTCCACAGTGGGAAGTGCTACCGGTGCGGCGACGCTGGGGATGTTGCCTATTCCTTTCCAGCGATATTGACGGTAAAGGGCTTGAAGTCGCGAGAGCCCAGTGCGCTAAGGGGGAGTACCCGCATTTTACCGTTCACGGCCTCGGTCACGCGGGTGACGTTGATAATCAGGTTGTCTTTACAGTAGTCCTCACCAATAAGCTGCGCGGTCTGGTAGCGCGTGGCTTCCGAGTCACTGAACGGCTCAACCTCAAGGGTATCGCTGTCCAGCCGTTTCCCCGATTTATCCAACACATCGATGGCAATCTCCAGACGGCCAATGCCCCGCCCACTGCCGTCACTCCCGCCCCCATCCAGGGTAAAGGTTGCTGCGCACATCCCCTGATTGGCCCAGACCGTATCGGAATGCCACAGTTCAATCACTGCCCAGGATGGCAGCGACAGGGCAGACAACCCCACCAGCAGGGCCGTTTTCATCAACGCTTTTCTTATCATTGTCTCTATCTCTGTCAGCAGTGATAAAGGGGAACGCGCGTCCCCCTGATTATTTTCACGTCGTTATTGCTCTGAACAGCTTGCCCAGGTTCAGGCCTCGTCTTTTTCTTTCTCGGACGGCGTGACCGAGGTCGCGATACCGGCAGCGGTGCCGCCTGCCACAACCCCTGCTGCGGTAACCACCGCCGTTCCCCCTGCCATCCCGGCCCCACCGGCAGCCAGACTGCCGCCACCCAACGCCGCCAGCCCTGCTGAACTGGCTGCTGCCCCCGATAAGGTTCCGCCCGCCACACCGAATCCCGCCGCACTGACGGCGGCACCGATGGTAGGCGCAGCAGCCAGTGCCGCCCCACCCGTGGCGACGGTGGCCACAGCAATCAGTGCACTTTTGCCGGGGTTTTCCACCACCGCGTCTTTCACCGCCACGGCAGCATCACAGACCGCTGCCGCTGTCCCGAAAGCCACATCCAGCGCCCCCTCAAACACATCACCGATAAAATCGCCCAATCCCATAAAACACCCCTCTTGTTGAGTCATGAAAATGCCTCGTTAAACGGATTACCCTGAGCATCACAATGCCGATAACACGTTATGACGTAAGGATAATTTCTCTATTTCCCCTGGTGTGGACAATAAATTACTTAATAGAATAAATCGATCGATATTGCATTATCGATCGTTTATATCGATCATAAATCTACCATTGAACCGTTATGCCAGGCAATATGGATAGCA harbors:
- a CDS encoding IrmA family protein, with translation MKTALLVGLSALSLPSWAVIELWHSDTVWANQGMCAATFTLDGGGSDGSGRGIGRLEIAIDVLDKSGKRLDSDTLEVEPFSDSEATRYQTAQLIGEDYCKDNLIINVTRVTEAVNGKMRVLPLSALGSRDFKPFTVNIAGKE